The following coding sequences are from one Leptolyngbya sp. NIES-3755 window:
- a CDS encoding molybdenum cofactor biosynthesis protein A (similar to AA sequence:cyanobase_aa:LBDG_16540), which yields MNQVDYLRISLVDRCNFRCQYCMPEGSDLEYVLQQNLLTQEELTTLLREVFIPVGFTRFRLTGGEPLIRPGVVDIVRTIAQFPETQDLSMTTNAFLLDSMAQDLYVAGLRRINISLDSLEPETFDRIIGNRGKSRWQQVWSGIQTAHRIGFDPLKLNVVVIPGVNDHEVLELAALSVDREWHVRFIEFMPIGNDNLFNQQGWINSETIRQQIRERWGLTEANVRGNGPADVFRIPGAKGTLGFISQMSECFCDRCNRMRLSADGWLRPCLLNEIGQIDLRTQLRSGISTKELREQVSELLNLKPEINYKQRESGTTGKYQRTMSQIGG from the coding sequence ATGAATCAAGTCGATTATTTGCGGATTAGTTTGGTCGATCGATGTAATTTCCGGTGTCAGTACTGTATGCCGGAAGGAAGCGATCTCGAATATGTGTTGCAGCAAAACCTTCTCACCCAGGAGGAATTGACGACGTTGCTCAGAGAAGTGTTTATTCCGGTGGGATTTACTCGGTTTCGATTGACCGGAGGCGAACCGCTGATCCGTCCGGGAGTTGTGGACATTGTTAGAACGATCGCACAATTTCCCGAAACTCAAGATTTGTCGATGACGACGAATGCGTTTTTGCTTGACTCGATGGCTCAAGATCTCTATGTTGCGGGGCTGAGACGAATTAATATCAGCTTGGATTCATTAGAGCCAGAAACGTTCGATCGTATTATCGGAAATCGCGGCAAATCTCGCTGGCAGCAAGTCTGGAGCGGAATTCAAACAGCGCATCGAATTGGATTTGATCCGCTCAAACTGAATGTAGTTGTGATTCCTGGTGTGAATGACCACGAAGTATTAGAGTTAGCGGCATTGAGTGTCGATCGAGAATGGCACGTTAGATTTATCGAATTTATGCCAATTGGAAACGATAACTTATTCAATCAACAAGGTTGGATCAACTCAGAAACGATTCGTCAACAGATTCGGGAACGTTGGGGACTGACTGAAGCGAATGTGAGAGGAAATGGTCCCGCTGATGTTTTTAGAATTCCAGGTGCAAAAGGAACGCTCGGATTTATTAGTCAAATGTCAGAATGTTTTTGCGATCGCTGTAACCGAATGCGCCTTTCTGCGGATGGTTGGTTGCGTCCTTGTTTGCTGAATGAGATTGGACAAATTGATTTGAGAACACAACTACGATCGGGCATTTCAACGAAAGAACTCCGCGAACAAGTCAGCGAACTATTAAACTTAAAGCCAGAAATTAACTATAAACAACGCGAATCAGGCACGACTGGCAAGTATCAGCGAACCATGTCACAGATCGGCGGTTAG
- a CDS encoding glutathione S-transferase domain-containing protein (similar to AA sequence:cyanobase_aa:LBDG_35830): MIDLYYWTTPNGHKITMFLEEVGLSYNLVPINIGKGDQFQPDFLKIAPNNRIPAIVDRDPTGGGEPISIFESGAILLYLAEKTGQFIPSDLRDRTEVLQWLFWQMGGLGPMAGQNHHFSQYAPEKIPYAIDRYVNETGRLYAVLNKRLSDREFVAGEYSIADMASYPWIVPYERQGQKLEDFPNLKRWFEAVQSRPGTIRAYEKAEAFKADQISPDQARELLFNQSAGTVKH; this comes from the coding sequence ATGATTGATCTCTACTACTGGACAACGCCGAACGGTCATAAGATTACGATGTTTCTCGAAGAGGTTGGATTATCTTACAATCTTGTGCCGATCAATATTGGCAAAGGTGATCAGTTTCAACCGGACTTTCTGAAGATTGCTCCAAATAATCGAATTCCTGCGATCGTCGATCGTGATCCCACTGGCGGCGGTGAACCAATTTCGATCTTTGAATCGGGCGCAATTTTGCTGTATCTCGCTGAAAAAACAGGTCAATTCATCCCGTCTGATTTGCGCGATCGAACCGAAGTATTGCAATGGTTATTTTGGCAAATGGGTGGTTTAGGTCCAATGGCGGGACAGAATCATCATTTCAGCCAGTATGCGCCTGAGAAAATTCCTTATGCGATCGATCGTTATGTGAATGAAACTGGACGATTGTATGCAGTGTTGAATAAACGGTTGAGCGATCGAGAATTTGTTGCAGGTGAGTATTCGATCGCGGATATGGCTTCTTACCCGTGGATTGTGCCGTATGAGCGACAAGGACAGAAGCTCGAAGATTTCCCGAATTTGAAGCGATGGTTCGAGGCGGTTCAATCTCGTCCAGGCACGATTCGAGCTTATGAGAAGGCGGAAGCATTCAAGGCAGATCAGATTAGTCCTGATCAAGCAAGAGAACTATTGTTCAATCAATCGGCAGGAACCGTGAAACATTAA
- a CDS encoding hypothetical protein (hypothetical protein Npun_R0983;~similar to AA sequence:cyanobase_aa:LBDG_28710) — MSTYLGVGFSIVVLLLLSFAGLQWLDIPTGSFLDWVIGVAIFGWLLIVVTVPWNIHFEAKAALAEAEYSIEQGITVDSRQVDYIRLLIVRSLWIVLLLHGISAIALYGLAIANITSIGYIGSGAALLLTGLRPAIATYRYFATRIAMLRQQFKYPRQDVLELRNRVLTLEGLTEQLQFELNVENVNSWVASQQREVNALRQDLTRVAAIQEDLRSTNQAEHERLSREARNAIAQLSTDGQFLENVREIIRFFKSA, encoded by the coding sequence ATGTCCACGTATTTAGGTGTTGGTTTCTCGATCGTTGTTTTATTACTTCTAAGTTTTGCCGGGTTGCAATGGCTGGATATTCCAACAGGTAGCTTTCTCGATTGGGTGATTGGTGTTGCAATTTTTGGCTGGTTGCTGATTGTTGTGACTGTTCCGTGGAACATTCATTTTGAAGCGAAAGCTGCACTAGCAGAAGCAGAGTATTCGATCGAGCAAGGAATTACGGTTGATTCAAGACAAGTAGACTATATTCGATTGTTAATTGTGCGATCGCTGTGGATTGTTCTGTTGCTGCATGGAATTTCTGCGATCGCATTGTATGGACTCGCGATCGCAAATATTACGTCAATTGGTTACATTGGCTCTGGTGCGGCTTTGTTGTTGACTGGATTGCGTCCTGCGATCGCAACTTATCGCTACTTTGCGACTCGGATTGCAATGCTACGCCAACAGTTCAAATATCCGCGACAAGATGTATTGGAACTGAGAAATCGAGTGTTGACCTTAGAAGGATTAACGGAACAATTGCAGTTTGAATTGAATGTGGAGAATGTGAACTCTTGGGTGGCATCACAACAGCGTGAGGTGAATGCGTTGCGGCAGGATTTGACAAGAGTTGCAGCAATTCAGGAAGATTTACGATCGACAAATCAGGCAGAGCATGAACGATTGTCGAGAGAGGCGAGAAATGCGATCGCACAATTGTCTACAGATGGGCAATTTCTAGAGAATGTTCGGGAAATTATTCGGTTCTTTAAATCGGCGTGA
- a CDS encoding photosystem I P700 chlorophyll a apoprotein A2 (similar to AA sequence:cyanobase_aa:LBDG_48210) codes for MATKFPKFSQDLAQDPTTRRLWYGIATAHDFESHDGMTEEKLYQKIFATHFGHVAIIFLWTSSLLFHVAWQGNFQQWIKDPLHIRPIAHAIWDPQFGKPAIEAYTQGGVDYPVNIAYSGVYHWWYTIGMRTNADLYQGAVFLLLIAGLFLFAGWLHLQPKFRPSLAWFKNAESRLNHHLAGLFGVSSLAWAGHLIHVAIPESRGQHVGWENFLTTLPHPAGLKPFFTGDWAAYAQNPDTANHIFGTGEGSGTAILTFLGGFHPQTESLWLTDMAHHHLAIAVIFIIAGHMYRTNFGIGHSIKDILNAKNFFGKTINGQGNLPHVGLYDTYNNSLHFQLGIHLAALGTALSVVAQHMYAMPPYAFMAKDFTTQASLYTHHQYLAGFFMVGAFAHAAIFWVRDYDPDTNQNNVLARLLGHKEAIISHLSWVSLFLGFHTLGLYVHNDVQVAFGAPEKQILIEPVFAQFVQASHGKALYGFNALLSNPDSIASNPGAPYLPGWLDAINSGANSLFLTIGPGDFLVHHAIALGLHVTTLICIKGALDARGSKLMPDKKDFGFNFPCDGPGRGGTCQIASWEQSFYLAIFWMLNTIAWATFYWHWKHLAIWSGNVAQFNESSTYLMGWLRDYLWQYSAPLINGYNVYGTSNLSVWAWMFLFGHLVWATGFMFLISWRGYWQELIETLVWAHERTPLANLIRFKDKPVALSIVQGWLVGLVHFTVGYILTYAAFLIAATTGKFA; via the coding sequence ATGGCGACTAAATTTCCGAAATTTAGCCAGGATCTCGCGCAAGACCCCACAACGCGACGACTTTGGTATGGGATTGCGACCGCACATGATTTTGAAAGTCATGACGGCATGACCGAAGAGAAGCTTTATCAAAAGATTTTTGCGACTCACTTTGGTCACGTTGCGATTATTTTCTTATGGACTTCTAGCCTCCTGTTTCACGTGGCATGGCAGGGCAATTTCCAACAGTGGATTAAAGACCCGCTGCATATTCGCCCGATCGCTCATGCGATTTGGGACCCTCAGTTTGGTAAACCTGCGATCGAGGCTTACACTCAGGGCGGCGTAGACTATCCCGTTAACATCGCTTATTCGGGTGTGTATCACTGGTGGTACACGATCGGCATGAGAACCAATGCGGATCTGTATCAAGGCGCAGTCTTTTTGCTCTTGATTGCTGGATTGTTCTTGTTTGCAGGTTGGCTGCATTTGCAACCGAAATTCCGTCCGAGTTTGGCTTGGTTTAAGAATGCTGAATCGCGACTAAATCACCACTTGGCAGGTTTGTTCGGTGTGAGTTCACTCGCTTGGGCAGGTCACTTGATTCACGTAGCAATTCCTGAATCTCGTGGTCAGCACGTCGGCTGGGAGAACTTCTTAACCACGTTGCCACACCCTGCTGGGTTGAAACCTTTCTTTACTGGAGATTGGGCGGCTTATGCTCAAAATCCAGATACTGCGAACCATATTTTTGGAACAGGAGAAGGTTCGGGAACTGCAATTTTGACCTTCTTGGGAGGATTTCATCCGCAAACAGAATCGCTGTGGTTGACTGACATGGCGCATCACCACTTAGCGATCGCGGTAATCTTCATCATTGCAGGTCACATGTACCGCACCAACTTTGGGATTGGTCACAGCATCAAAGATATTCTCAACGCAAAGAATTTCTTTGGTAAAACAATCAACGGTCAAGGCAATTTGCCGCACGTTGGACTGTATGACACCTACAACAATTCGCTGCACTTCCAGTTAGGGATTCACTTAGCTGCATTGGGTACAGCGCTTTCTGTTGTGGCTCAACACATGTATGCGATGCCGCCGTATGCGTTTATGGCGAAGGATTTCACGACTCAGGCATCGTTGTACACGCACCATCAGTATCTTGCTGGATTCTTTATGGTAGGCGCATTCGCTCACGCAGCAATTTTCTGGGTGAGAGACTATGATCCTGACACGAACCAGAACAATGTTTTGGCACGATTGTTAGGACACAAGGAAGCAATCATTTCGCACCTCAGTTGGGTGTCGCTGTTCCTTGGATTCCACACGCTCGGCTTGTACGTTCACAATGATGTGCAAGTTGCGTTTGGAGCGCCAGAGAAGCAAATTTTGATCGAACCTGTGTTTGCTCAATTTGTTCAAGCTTCGCATGGTAAAGCACTATACGGATTTAATGCGCTGCTGTCTAACCCGGATAGTATTGCATCGAATCCAGGAGCGCCTTATCTGCCGGGTTGGTTGGATGCGATTAACAGTGGGGCGAACTCATTGTTCCTCACGATCGGTCCTGGGGACTTTTTGGTTCACCATGCGATCGCACTTGGCTTACACGTGACAACTCTAATTTGCATCAAAGGTGCGTTAGATGCTCGTGGTAGTAAGTTGATGCCCGATAAGAAAGACTTTGGATTTAACTTCCCATGTGATGGTCCTGGACGGGGCGGTACATGTCAAATCGCTTCTTGGGAACAATCCTTCTATCTCGCGATTTTCTGGATGTTGAATACCATTGCTTGGGCGACTTTCTACTGGCACTGGAAGCATTTGGCGATCTGGTCGGGTAATGTGGCTCAGTTCAATGAAAGCTCTACTTATCTGATGGGCTGGTTGCGAGACTATCTCTGGCAGTATTCAGCACCGTTGATCAACGGGTATAACGTCTACGGAACTAGCAATCTTTCAGTCTGGGCGTGGATGTTCCTCTTTGGTCACTTAGTTTGGGCAACGGGCTTTATGTTCCTGATTAGCTGGCGGGGATATTGGCAAGAGCTAATTGAAACGCTGGTTTGGGCACATGAACGCACTCCGTTGGCGAACTTGATTCGGTTCAAAGATAAGCCAGTCGCATTGTCGATCGTACAAGGTTGGTTAGTCGGGTTAGTTCACTTTACGGTGGGTTACATTCTGACGTATGCTGCCTTCTTGATTGCGGCAACAACAGGTAAATTCGCATAG
- a CDS encoding hypothetical protein (hypothetical protein LYNGBM3L_11860;~similar to AA sequence:cyanobase_aa:LBDG_21620): MESRIAERMSRILTLTGAISLGVLAAGVGRSLTAKSFDSMGGGSISSNVPVSQPKQLQQFKTIRSNSAFSQAQIDYFMEVAMGSEYNQQGTPRIRKWSGDIRVQTFGRPTSEDLRSLQAVVSEINGLTGGAIRMQLVNSNPNVTIHFVPEPQFRTIEPAYIPVNFGFFVTRWNNQGIINRANVLITTTGVTQKERSHLIREELTQALGLMRDSYRYADSMFYQPWTDVTRFSELDRTLIQMLYLPQIRPGMTQAEVLRTLNSIRANR, translated from the coding sequence ATGGAGTCGAGGATTGCAGAACGGATGAGTCGGATTTTGACGCTGACAGGTGCAATATCTTTGGGAGTGTTGGCGGCGGGTGTTGGTCGATCGCTCACGGCAAAATCCTTTGATTCGATGGGCGGCGGTTCGATCTCCTCGAATGTTCCTGTTTCTCAACCAAAGCAGCTTCAACAGTTCAAAACCATTCGCTCTAATTCTGCATTTTCCCAAGCTCAGATTGATTATTTTATGGAAGTTGCAATGGGTTCGGAGTACAACCAGCAAGGTACACCCAGAATCCGTAAATGGAGCGGAGACATTCGCGTTCAAACCTTTGGCAGACCAACCAGCGAAGACCTGAGAAGCTTACAAGCTGTTGTGAGTGAAATCAATGGATTAACTGGTGGCGCGATTCGGATGCAGTTAGTAAATAGCAATCCGAATGTCACTATTCACTTTGTTCCAGAACCACAATTTCGCACGATCGAGCCTGCTTACATTCCCGTAAATTTCGGTTTTTTCGTGACTCGTTGGAACAATCAAGGCATTATCAATCGAGCAAATGTTTTAATCACAACAACTGGAGTCACTCAGAAAGAGCGATCGCATTTAATCCGAGAAGAGCTAACTCAGGCACTGGGTTTGATGCGCGACTCTTATCGCTATGCCGATAGTATGTTCTATCAACCTTGGACAGATGTGACGCGCTTTTCTGAACTAGATAGAACCTTGATCCAAATGCTTTATCTACCACAGATTAGACCTGGAATGACTCAAGCAGAGGTTCTGAGGACACTGAATTCGATCCGAGCAAACCGTTAA
- a CDS encoding molybdopterin synthase subunit MoaE (similar to AA sequence:cyanobase_aa:LBDG_26420), with amino-acid sequence MLASSLGSQSIAVHPNDHFVITIAPLSIEEVYKQADDAANGAIVLMSGMVRNNSEGFSVLHLEYQAYEPMAVQVFRQIATEIRQTWSDVTHVVIHHRVGRLEIGEISVLIAVGCPHRKEAFEACQYAIDTLKHRAPIWKKEFYYGKSGEVCSSWVKCC; translated from the coding sequence ATGTTGGCTTCTTCGTTGGGTTCTCAGTCGATCGCTGTTCATCCGAATGATCATTTTGTGATTACGATCGCGCCGTTGTCGATCGAGGAAGTATACAAACAAGCGGATGATGCAGCGAATGGTGCGATCGTGCTGATGAGCGGAATGGTTCGCAACAATAGTGAAGGGTTTTCAGTGCTGCATCTGGAATATCAAGCGTATGAACCGATGGCAGTTCAAGTGTTTAGACAAATTGCTACGGAGATTCGACAAACTTGGAGCGATGTCACTCATGTCGTCATTCACCATCGAGTGGGACGTTTAGAAATTGGTGAAATTAGTGTATTGATTGCGGTGGGCTGTCCGCATCGCAAGGAAGCATTTGAGGCGTGTCAATATGCGATCGACACTCTAAAACATCGTGCACCAATTTGGAAAAAAGAATTCTACTACGGCAAATCGGGTGAAGTGTGTTCGAGTTGGGTGAAATGTTGCTAA
- a CDS encoding peptidase (similar to AA sequence:cyanobase_aa:LBDG_26430) translates to MASTWSAIAQPTDLIASNFATGETNWFAIAENRIVNRASLPISDPNLQVVDIYDYDRDGRSDLLWNDRRDNSLYFSTNGQRIHLHTLNDLNWQIQRIGDFDRDHDRDILWRNQSTGQIALWQLNGMQTESGQILATVDRGWKIADVQDYDNDGDLDLLWRHDRSGENVFWQMNGAMIERGFAIASVPDPTWKMIGSGDFNGDQKFDLFWRHERSGQIVIWQMNGMSIEQGTSLSIAVDSSWQVKGIHDYNQDGTDDILWQHVQSGMIQYWEMERSQPQRSTFPTTFNNWQIQSFKQSEFTAKIPTYNPNSGYGIVNAGIAVAAAIGQAPFAQVQNTSWAVDMMNVPEVWARGYTGQGITIAVIDSGIDLTHSDLRSNLWTNSREIAGNGIDDDRNGFVDDIHGWNFSLNNNDVSPSSAHGTAVSGIITAARNNFGITGVAYNSNLMPIRVTNAQDNWNGNLANAIRYAVDNGAKVINLSLWWADSPQLRDALAYAASRNVITVTAALNEGSSQPSYPARYATQFGIVVGAVDRDRRFSPFSNRSGADPQMRYVLAPGRDIETTIPGNTYQSGWWGTSMATPYISGVVALMLSANPNLTHDQVRQILIESTTDAIV, encoded by the coding sequence ATGGCTTCTACTTGGAGCGCCATTGCTCAACCAACGGATTTAATTGCCTCCAATTTCGCCACAGGTGAAACGAATTGGTTCGCGATCGCAGAAAATCGCATTGTCAATCGCGCTTCCCTTCCCATTTCTGATCCGAATCTTCAAGTCGTTGATATTTACGATTACGATCGTGATGGTCGATCTGATCTACTTTGGAACGATCGACGCGATAATTCTCTGTATTTTTCAACAAATGGACAGCGTATTCATCTCCATACTTTGAATGATTTGAACTGGCAAATTCAGAGGATTGGCGATTTCGATCGAGACCACGATCGAGATATTCTTTGGCGCAATCAAAGCACCGGACAGATTGCACTCTGGCAATTAAACGGGATGCAAACAGAAAGCGGGCAAATTCTCGCAACAGTCGATCGGGGCTGGAAAATTGCTGATGTGCAGGACTATGACAATGATGGCGATTTAGATTTATTGTGGCGACACGATCGCTCTGGTGAAAACGTGTTTTGGCAGATGAATGGAGCGATGATCGAGCGTGGATTTGCGATCGCGTCTGTGCCCGATCCAACTTGGAAAATGATTGGGAGTGGCGACTTTAACGGCGATCAAAAGTTCGATCTGTTCTGGCGACATGAACGATCTGGACAGATTGTCATTTGGCAAATGAATGGAATGAGCATCGAGCAAGGAACTTCTTTGTCGATCGCAGTGGATTCAAGCTGGCAAGTCAAAGGTATTCATGATTACAACCAAGATGGAACCGATGATATTCTCTGGCAGCACGTTCAATCTGGAATGATTCAATATTGGGAAATGGAGCGATCGCAACCTCAACGATCGACATTTCCAACAACCTTCAACAATTGGCAAATTCAATCATTCAAACAATCAGAATTCACAGCAAAGATACCAACGTATAATCCAAATTCTGGCTATGGAATTGTGAATGCTGGAATTGCAGTTGCGGCAGCGATCGGACAAGCTCCATTTGCTCAAGTTCAAAATACTTCTTGGGCAGTGGATATGATGAATGTTCCAGAAGTTTGGGCGCGTGGATATACAGGTCAAGGAATTACGATCGCGGTGATCGATTCTGGAATTGATCTAACACATTCGGATCTTCGATCGAATCTTTGGACGAATTCGCGAGAAATTGCTGGAAATGGAATAGACGACGATCGAAATGGTTTTGTCGATGATATTCACGGCTGGAATTTCAGCTTAAATAATAACGATGTTTCTCCTTCTAGCGCACATGGAACCGCAGTCAGTGGGATCATCACAGCCGCCCGAAACAATTTTGGAATCACAGGAGTCGCCTACAATTCCAATCTGATGCCAATCCGTGTGACGAACGCCCAAGATAACTGGAACGGTAATTTAGCCAATGCAATTCGATACGCTGTCGATAACGGTGCGAAAGTGATTAATTTATCACTCTGGTGGGCAGATTCACCACAACTAAGAGATGCACTTGCGTATGCTGCCAGTCGAAATGTAATCACGGTAACAGCAGCATTGAATGAAGGATCATCACAGCCGAGTTATCCTGCTCGATATGCGACTCAGTTTGGAATTGTTGTAGGAGCCGTGGATCGCGATCGACGTTTTAGTCCTTTTTCCAATCGATCGGGTGCTGATCCTCAAATGCGCTATGTTCTTGCTCCCGGTCGTGACATTGAAACCACGATTCCAGGCAACACATATCAATCCGGTTGGTGGGGCACATCAATGGCGACCCCTTACATTTCTGGAGTAGTTGCATTAATGCTCAGTGCCAATCCGAATCTCACGCATGATCAGGTGCGGCAGATTTTGATCGAATCGACAACGGATGCGATCGTGTAA
- a CDS encoding GTP-binding proten HflX (similar to AA sequence:cyanobase_aa:LBDG_26440): MYHQRLPGDRITTAEFAQRIAAISSEISQPVCTYVNRRGQVIRVGVGTLRQTQIPMLELPRYGAERLCGIRCIATQLKQDPPGESMLTVMALQRLDAYVALTLTGGGFERRGGGATGYVRSAYLSHLVPHPEANWTISPPLSLDIISEQDFLALVEGLEEEFRREYVAQQVDRDHDQVLIVGLHTDNESPQVFKTGLQELARLVETAGGEVLQTMTQKRPRPHPQTVVGEGKVQEITLAAQTVGANLIVFDRDLSPAQIRNLEMQIGIRIVDRTEVILDIFAQRAQSGAGKLQVELAQLEYMLPRLTGRGQAMSRLGGGIGTRGPGETKLETERRSIQRRITRLQQEVNQLQAHRARLRQRRQHEEVPSIAVVGYTNAGKSTLLNALTNAEVYTADQLFATLDPTTRRLNVADSETQKTTQLLLTDTVGFIHELPPSLMDAFRATLEEVTEADALLHVVDLSHPAWQSQIRAVMQILSEMPITPGPALLAFNKIDQVDAEQLAIAREEFPQAAFISAYECLGLETLRQRLCHLVRYAMSN; the protein is encoded by the coding sequence TTGTATCACCAACGCTTACCGGGCGATCGTATTACGACTGCCGAGTTCGCCCAACGGATTGCCGCAATTAGCTCAGAGATCAGTCAGCCCGTCTGCACCTATGTGAATCGTCGCGGTCAAGTGATTCGCGTCGGAGTCGGAACCCTCAGACAGACTCAGATTCCGATGCTAGAGCTTCCACGCTACGGGGCAGAACGACTCTGCGGGATTCGCTGTATTGCCACCCAACTGAAGCAAGACCCGCCCGGTGAATCGATGTTGACGGTGATGGCACTTCAGCGATTAGATGCGTATGTGGCATTAACGTTAACTGGAGGCGGTTTTGAGCGTCGAGGGGGTGGAGCAACTGGATACGTTAGAAGTGCCTATTTATCCCACTTAGTGCCGCATCCAGAAGCAAACTGGACAATTTCACCTCCGTTAAGTTTGGACATTATTTCTGAGCAGGATTTTCTGGCACTCGTTGAAGGGCTTGAAGAAGAATTTCGCCGAGAATATGTCGCGCAACAAGTCGATCGAGATCATGATCAAGTTCTCATCGTCGGACTACATACAGATAATGAATCGCCACAAGTCTTCAAAACAGGATTGCAAGAACTCGCACGATTGGTCGAAACCGCTGGCGGTGAAGTTTTGCAAACGATGACTCAAAAGCGTCCCCGTCCACATCCTCAAACCGTTGTAGGAGAAGGGAAAGTTCAAGAAATTACCTTGGCGGCTCAAACCGTTGGGGCAAATTTGATTGTGTTCGATCGAGATCTTTCCCCCGCTCAAATCCGTAATTTGGAAATGCAAATCGGCATTCGGATTGTCGATCGTACTGAGGTAATTCTCGATATTTTTGCCCAACGTGCTCAGTCCGGAGCCGGAAAACTCCAAGTCGAACTCGCACAACTCGAATACATGCTGCCAAGACTGACGGGACGCGGGCAAGCCATGTCTCGACTCGGTGGCGGGATTGGAACACGAGGACCTGGAGAAACGAAATTAGAAACCGAACGTCGATCAATTCAGCGTCGAATTACTCGACTTCAACAAGAGGTGAATCAATTACAAGCACATCGCGCCCGATTGCGACAGCGCAGACAGCATGAGGAAGTTCCCTCGATCGCAGTTGTCGGTTATACCAACGCTGGAAAATCCACGTTATTGAATGCGCTCACAAATGCGGAAGTTTACACAGCGGACCAATTATTCGCAACGCTTGATCCAACAACTCGTAGATTGAATGTAGCCGATTCAGAAACGCAAAAAACAACGCAATTACTTTTAACCGATACCGTTGGATTTATACACGAGTTACCACCCTCGCTAATGGATGCGTTCCGAGCAACCCTCGAAGAAGTGACCGAAGCGGATGCCCTCTTGCATGTGGTGGATTTATCGCATCCTGCTTGGCAAAGTCAAATTCGAGCCGTCATGCAAATTCTATCTGAAATGCCAATTACTCCAGGTCCTGCACTTCTGGCATTTAACAAGATTGATCAAGTCGATGCAGAACAGTTGGCGATCGCACGTGAAGAATTTCCACAAGCGGCATTCATTTCAGCCTACGAATGTCTAGGACTAGAAACCCTCAGACAACGATTATGTCACCTAGTCCGGTATGCGATGTCAAATTGA
- a CDS encoding 2-phosphosulfolactate phosphatase (similar to AA sequence:cyanobase_aa:LBDG_54410), with the protein MKFSVFHTPELTPVQNSADCAIAIDVLRATSTIATALHSGAEAVQVFSDMDKLIHESELLPPEKRLRAGERGGSKVAGCELGNSPLDCTPELMGGKRLFISTTNGTRALQKIQASPTVLAAALINRHTVVDYLVEHQPETVWIVGAGWEGSFALEDTVCAGAIVQSVADRLGVPLDELVENDEMVGAVALYQQWQDNLLSLLCHASHGKRLLRLNCLEDLKYCSTLDSLSVLPIQTEIGTLVKYAPAASHVLSAELSNAGLR; encoded by the coding sequence ATGAAATTTTCTGTTTTCCACACGCCCGAACTCACGCCCGTACAGAACTCTGCTGATTGTGCGATCGCGATTGATGTGCTTCGGGCAACCAGCACGATCGCGACTGCTTTACATTCAGGAGCGGAGGCTGTCCAGGTTTTCAGCGATATGGATAAGCTGATTCATGAAAGCGAACTGCTTCCTCCTGAAAAGCGCTTACGAGCCGGAGAACGAGGCGGCAGTAAGGTGGCAGGCTGCGAGCTAGGGAATTCTCCGCTTGATTGCACTCCAGAACTGATGGGCGGCAAACGCTTGTTTATCAGTACGACGAATGGAACTCGTGCTCTGCAAAAGATCCAAGCTTCTCCAACCGTGTTAGCGGCTGCTCTGATCAATCGTCACACCGTTGTAGATTACTTGGTCGAGCATCAACCGGAAACGGTTTGGATTGTGGGAGCAGGTTGGGAAGGGTCATTTGCCCTGGAAGATACCGTTTGTGCGGGTGCGATCGTCCAAAGTGTGGCAGATCGGTTGGGTGTGCCGCTCGATGAATTGGTCGAGAATGATGAGATGGTTGGTGCAGTGGCGCTGTATCAACAGTGGCAGGATAATCTTTTGAGTTTGCTGTGTCACGCAAGCCACGGAAAGCGCTTGTTGCGGTTGAACTGTTTGGAAGATTTGAAGTACTGTTCAACCTTGGATTCGTTAAGCGTGTTGCCGATCCAAACAGAGATCGGAACGCTGGTGAAGTACGCGCCTGCTGCGAGTCATGTCCTTAGCGCAGAGCTATCCAATGCTGGTTTAAGATAA